A DNA window from Brassica napus cultivar Da-Ae chromosome C1, Da-Ae, whole genome shotgun sequence contains the following coding sequences:
- the LOC106452318 gene encoding rab GTPase-activating protein 22, whose product MKALRRIQTTSSSSNPSSPLTSPRSPSSSSWIHLRSALFVVASSSPSSSSSDRARLKSPWSHKKRKRPLRAKQWKRFFTSEGRLRNGGVDLLRKVRRRGIEPSIRFEVWPFLLGVYSFNSSKAERVTIRTWRRKEYERLRRECKRLQKHNNGTLKLNIMQDEYDWPQAQDTDSLCSDEVVSARESLSSDEDLGYMSGVSCTVERANSSSRRITNATISTLNSDSSDSDSSDESEVVQVFQSSATPDVNPASSSIPRTEEDFVTWQRIIRLDAVRANSEWTLCSPSQAAISEDRACRAAEAVGLKDYHHLEPYKIFQAARLVAVLEAYALYDSDIGYCQGMSDLLSPILSVIPDDHEAFWCFVGFMKKARHNFRLDEVGIRRQLNIVSKIIKSKDSQLYRHLEKLQAEDCFFVYRMVVVMFRRELTLDQTFCLWEVMWADQAAIRAGMGKSAWSRIRQRAPPTDDLVLYAIAASVLQRRKLIIEKYNSMDEILRECHSMAGQLDVWKLLDDAHDLVVTLHTKIEHAFS is encoded by the exons ATGAAAGCTCTGAGAAGGATTCAAACGACGTCATCGTCTTCTAATCCTTCATCGCCATTAACATCTCCTCGTTCTCCCTCCTCATCTTCTTGGATCCATTTGCGTTCTGCTCTCTTCGTCGTCGCATCTTCCtctccttcctcctcttcttctgatCG GGCTCGTCTCAAGTCGCCATGGTCccataagaaaaggaaaaggcCACTCAGAGCTAAGCAATGGAAGAGATTCTTCACGTCCGAGGGTAGACTTCGTAATGGAGGTGTTGATTTGTTGAGGAAAGTCCGAAGAAGA GGTATTGAGCCGAGCATTCGGTTTGAGGTCTGGCCCTTCCTTCTTGGAGT gTATAGTTTTAATAGTTCCAAAGCAGAGAGAGTTACTATAAGAACATGGAGAAG AAAGGAGTACGAGAGGCTACGCAGGGAGTGCAAGCGGCTTCAAAAACACAATAACGGGACTCTCAAGTTAAACATTATGCAAGATGAGTATGACTGGCCACAAGCCCAAGACACTGACAGTTTATGTTCTGATGAAGTTGTCAGTGCTCGCGAGTCTCTCTCTAGTGACGAAGATCTCGGTTACATGAGCGGAGTTTCATGTACAGTTGAGAGAGCCAACAGCAGCTCTAGACGAATCACCAATGCTACTATCTCCACTCTCAACTCCGATTCATCAGATTCAGACTCTTCAGACGAGAGTGAAGTGGTTCAGGTCTTTCAGTCTTCAGCTACTCCGGATGTGAATCCAGCCAGCTCATCTATCCCTCGGACAGAAGAGGATTTCGTGACATGGCAGCGTATCATCCGTCTAGATGCCGTGCGTGCTAACTCAGAGTGGACTCTTTGTTCTCCATCCCAGGCGGCTATATCCGAGGACAGAGCCTGTCGTGCTGCTGAAGCTGTCGGATTAAAAGACTACCACCACCTGGAACCGTACAAGATCTTCCAAGCTGCTAGGCTCGTTGCTGTTCTTGAAGCCTATGCTTTGTATGACTCTGACATTGGCTACTGTCAAGGAATGAGCGATCTTCTATCTCCAATACTCTCTGTGATCCCTGATGACCATGAAGCCTTTTGGTGTTTTGTCGGGTTCATGAAGAAAGCTCGGCACAATTTCAGACTTGATGAGGTCGGTATCAGAAGACAACTCAACATTGTCTCGAAGATAATAAAGTCCAAAGACTCTCAGCTTTACCGCCACCTTGAGAAGCTCCAAGCTGAAGACTGTTTCTTTGTGTATAGAATGGTTGTTGTAATGTTCAGACGAGAGCTGACGCTTGACCAGACGTTTTGTCTGTGGGAAGTGATGTGGGCAGACCAAGCTGCGATCAGAGCCGGGATGGGGAAGTCAGCTTGGAGCAGGATTAGACAGCGTGCACCTCCCACGGATGATTTGGTGTTATATGCAATAGCGGCATCGGTGTTGCAGAGAAGGAAGCTGATAATAGAGAAGTATAACAGTATGGATGAGATTCTAAGGGAGTGTCATAGTATGGCAGGGCAGTTAGATGTGTGGAAGCTCTTGGATGATGCACATGACCTTGTTGTTACTCTCCACACCAAGATCGAACATGCCTTCTCATAA